In Colletotrichum lupini chromosome 6, complete sequence, a single window of DNA contains:
- a CDS encoding fatty acid desaturase, whose translation MIIDATILYLAQIVDAQQKNPTAIGIRKEGKQPTTTRHDLTRTHFIAFTPPGAPVAPHPSFPATHFVPPVPGHKQRSYLSFPLQFVPNKNGTEARQTAHSIPYTGHWNLSTVPLSVFIQYRGNITQAALIVPLLFPSSSSTIIPAAMASTTSSAPAGQNPVLRRTVTSNTAETDASVPSTAMASPVDSPRPSASSTSLSSMASDDAVLEKKANYTKLYDTYGNEFTPPDFTIKDIHNAIPKHCFERSALKGYAYIARDILCLTTTFLIFHNFATPEYVPSKAARVVLWAVYTILQGLFGTGLWVIAHECGHQAFSPSKTINHATGWVLHSALLVPYFSWQISHSKHHKATGHMERDMVFVPRTREQQATRAGRLAHEVGELAEETPIYTLLMLIAQQLVGWPNYLMTNVTGHNFHERQREGRGKGKHNGAGGGVNHFDPSSPIFEAKDAKLIIASDIGVGITMTVLALLGNKFGWSNLLVWYFIPYLWVNHWLVAITFLQHTDPTLPHYTAGEWNFVRGAAATIDREMGFIGRHLLHGIIETHVLHHYISTIPFYNADEASDAIKPVMGKHYRADVKDGPVGFIKALYKSARMCQWVEPSADAQGEGKGVLFFRNHNGLGTAPIKGACRILVIRIAECFWLWAMPSSLRLMCDLRGRRGNVESSTGAQGGLETNDSFRAFRSHRHLLTSVSNVMSMAAAFSAINREKV comes from the exons ATGATAATTGATGCAACAATCTTGTATCTCGCCCAAATAGTGGAT GCCCAGCAGAAAAATCCAACAGCAATTGGGATTAGAAAGGAAGGAAAGCAACCGACCACCACACGGCACGACTTGACACGAACACATTTCATTGCTTTCACACCCCCCGGTGCCCCGGTGGCCCCCCATCCCTCGTTCCCTGCCACGCATTTCGTCCCTCCCGTCCCTG GCCACAAGCAACGGAGCTACCTCTCTTTCCCTCTCCAGTTCGTCCCCAACAAAAACGGAACCGAGGCCAGACAGACAGCACACAGCATACCATACACG GGCCATTGGAACTTGTCAACCGTTCCTCTGAGTGTATTCATCCAATACCGAGGCAACATCACCCAAGCTGCTCTCATAGTCCCTCTTCTCTTCcctagcagcagcagcacaaTAATACCAGCCGCTATGGCTTCTACCACTTCGTCTGCGCCGGCCGGCCAGAACCCCGTTCTCCGCCGCACCGTCACCAGCAACACCGCCGAGACCGACGCTTCGGTTCCTTCTACTGCCATGGCTTCGCCCGTGGATTCGCCCCGTCCTTCTGCTTCGTCGACGTCCTTGTCGTCTATGGCTTCTGACGATGCCGTCCTCGAAAAGAAGGCCAACTACACCAAGCTGTACGACACCTACGGCAACGAGTTCACCCCTCCCGATTTCACCATCAAGGACATCCACAACGCTATCCCCAAGCACTGCTTCGAGCGTTCTGCTCTCAAGGGATACGCCTATATCGCCCGCGATATCCTCTGCCTCACCACCACCTTCTTGATCTTCCACAACTTCGCTACCCCCGAGTACGTGCCTTCCAAGGCTGCTCGTGTCGTTCTCTGGGCCGTCTACACCATTCTCCAGGGTCTCTTCGGAACCGGTCTTTGGGTCATTGCCCACGAGTGCGGTCACCAAGCCTTCTCTCCCTCCAAGACCATCAACCACGCCACCGGCTGGGTTCTTCACTCGGCTCTGCTCGTTCCCTACTTCAGCTGGCAGATCTCCCACAGCAAGCACCACAAGGCCACTGGCCATATGGAGCGTGACATGGTTTTCGTGCCCCGCACTCGCGAGCAGCAGGCCACCCGTGCTGGCCGCTTGGCCCACGAAGTCGGCGAGCTGGCTGAGGAGACCCCCATCTACACCCTCCTGATGCTTATCGCCCAGCAGCTCGTTGGCTGGCCCAACTACCTTATGACCAACGTCACCGGCCACAACTTCCACGAGCGCCAGCGTGAGGGCCGCGGCAAGGGCAAGCACAACGGTGCCGGCGGTGGTGTCAACCACTTCGACCCCAGCAGTCCCATCTTCGAGGCCAAGGACGCCAAGCTCATCATCGCTTCTGACATTGGTGTCGGCATCACCATGACCGTTCTCGCTCTCCTCGGCAACAAGTTCGGCTGGTCCAACCTTCTGGTCTGGTACTTCATTCCTTACCTCTGGGTTAACCACTGGCTCG TCGCCATCACCTTCCTCCAGCATACCGACCCTACTCTTCCTCACTACACCGCTGGTGAGTGGAACTTCGTCCGTGGCGCCGCTGCCACCATCGACCGCGAGATGGGTTTCATCGGACGCCACCTCCTCCACGGCATTATCGAGACCCACGTCCTTCATCACTACATCAGCACCATTCCTTTCTACAACGCCGACGAGGCCTCTGACGCCATCAAGCCCGTTATGGGCAAGCACTACCGTGCTGACGTCAAGGATGGCCCGGTTGGCTTCATCAAGGCCTTGTACAAGTCTGCGCGTATGTGCCAGTGGGTTGAGCCCAGTGCTGATGCCCAGGGCGAGGGCAAGGGTGTCTTGTTCTTCCGCAACCACAACGGTCTCGGTACCGCGCCTATCAAGGGTGCG TGTAGGATTTTGGTGATTCGTATCGCCGAGTGCTTCTGGCTCTGGGCCATGCCGTCGAGTCTCCGTTTAATGTGCGATCTTCGAGGACGCCGTGGTAATGTCGAATCGAGCACGGGAGCTCAGGGTGGCCTGGAGACG AATGATAGCTTCCGAGCATTCCGATCACACCGCCACCTCTTGACAAGCGTGTCCAACGTGATGAGCATGGCAGCCGCATTCAGCGCCATCAACCGGGAGAAGGTCTAA